From the Acidimicrobiales bacterium genome, the window GGCGTCGCTGCAGCGGGCGTCGATGCCGGTCCTGCCGTTCGTCACCGCCGTGGAGCCGGACGTGCTGATGGAAGACGGCACCAGGCCCGAGGTCCCGGGCTGGGACCTCCTCGCCATCTGGACGCCGGGCCATTCGCCCGGGCACCTCTGCTTCTACGAGCCTCGGTACGAGCTGATGCTGTCTGGTGATCACGTGCTGCCGCGCATCACCCCGAACATCCCGTTCCACCCGCAGGCGGGGGCCGATCCGCTCGGCGACTTCCTGACTTCCCTGGATCGGGTGGCCGGCTTTCCGACCGCCGAGGTGCTGCCCGCCCACGAGCATCGGTTCGTGGGGCTGCCGGAGCGAGTGGCGGAGCTGCGAGCGCACCACGAGCAACGCTTCGCCGAGGTGGTGGCTGCGGTGCAGCGGGGCGTCACCTCGGCCTGGGACATCGCCTCCCAGATGACCTGGTCCCGCCCGTGGAACAGGATCGATGGCTTCATGCGTCGAGCCGCGGTGGGCGAGGCCATGGCCCACCTGCGGGCGCTTCAGGCCCGAGGTGTGCTCCGGGAGGTCAACGGCGAGCCGGCGCGATGGGAGCTGGTCGAGGGCTGAGCCTGGTCGAGGTTGAAGGCGGCGCTGATGAGGGCGAAGTGCAGCGATGCTGACCCGGCGGGCGTCGCTGCCCGCTTCGCCCTGGGCGCGCCGGTCCGGGATGTGCAGCCCTACGGCCGGGGCAACATCAACCAGACTCACCTGGTCACCTGCGGCCCGAGCACCGGCGCCCCTCCTCGGTACCTGCTCCAACGCCTGAATCCCGCCGTGTTCGCCGAGCCCGACGTGGTGATGGCCAACCTCCAACTCGTGACCACCCACCTGCGGCGTCGCCTCCAGGCCGCGGGCGAGGGGAGCCTCGACCGCCGCGTGTTGCGCGCGGTCCCCACCCTGGAGGGCCGGCCGAGCTGGCGCGACGCGACGGGTGCCGTCTGGCGCTGCGTCGATTTCGTCGAGCGGACCCACAGCTCGCTGTCCCTCGCGACGTCGGCCCAGGTCCTCGAGGCCGGTCGGGCCTTCGGCGAGCTGCACCGGCTCCTCGTCGACCTCGACCCCGCTCTGGTGGGGGAGACCATTCCCGGGTTCCACGACCCCGTGGGGCGACTGGCCGCGCTCGAGCGTGTTCTCGGGGCCGACCCCGCTGGTCGGTCGGATGAGGCCGGCGACGAGATCGCATTCGTGCTCGACCACCACGACCTGGCGGCAGCTGGCCGGCGGCTGGTCGGGTCCGCCGTGCCCCGTCGCGTGGCCCACAACGACGCCAAGGTCGACAACCTGCTCTTCGACGACGAGACCGACCGCGTCGTCTGTGTCACCGACCTCGACACGATCATGCCCGGTTCGATCCTGTGGGACGTCGGAGACCTGCTCCGCAGCGCCACCTGTCGGGCGCCCGAGGACGAGCGCGACCTGAGCCGGGTGGCGATGGACCTCGACCTGGCTCGGGCCCTGCTCGCCGGCTATCGGCAGGAGGCAGCCGCATGGATCACCCCACCCGAGGTCGCGCTGCTGTCGCTCTCCGGTGCCGTGGTGGTGTACGAGCAGGCGGTGCGCTTTCTCACGGATCATCTCGCGGGCGACGTCTACTTCCGGATCTTCCGTCCCGGTCAGAACCGCGACCGGTGCCGGGTCCAGATCCGGCTCCTGGCGTCGATGCTGGAGCAGCTGCCCGCCCTCGATGCCGTCGTGGCCGACGTATGGGGGAGCGGATGACGAGGGCCCCGGGTTTGTCGCTGGACCGGCTCGACTCGGGCGACCTGCCGGCCATCACCGAGCTGTGCCAGCGGGGCCTCCCCGACCCACCGGCGGCGGACGAGCTGGCGGGCGTCCTCTTCGCACCGGACCAGCCGGCGACTGTCCGCGGCGAGCCTGGCGTCGGTGTCGTGGCGACGGTCGAGGGTGAAGGCGGCGGCTACGTTCGGCTCCTCGTGGTCGATCCCTCGGCCCGCGGCTGCGGCCACGGCCACGCCCTCCTGGAGGCGGCGGAAGCGGACCTGGCCGGGACGAGGTCGGTGACGGTCGGCGCCGACGCGCCCTACTTCCTGTTCCCGGGCGTGGAGACGAGCCAGCTGCCGATGCTGTGCCTGCTCGAGCGCCACCACTACACGCGCGCCGAGGCCAACTACAACATGGCGATGGACCTGGACGCCCTGCGAGCGGATCCGGGGGGAGTAGATGTGGCGGCGGTGAGCGACCGGCACGAGGTCGAGGGTTGGCTGGACCGCCACTGGAGCAACTGGACGGCCGAGGCACTGCGTGCCCTCGACAAGGGCACGCTCCTCCTGTCTCGGGGCGAGGAGGGGATCACGGGCTTCTGCGCCTACGACGTCAACCGCCGAGGCCTCCTGGGCCCGGTCGCCGTGCGCCCCGACCTCATCGGCAAGGGCGTCGGAGAGGCGCTGGTGCTCGGGGCCCTGCATCGGATGCGATCGGCCGGACGCCGGCGGGTGGAGGTCGTGTGGGTCGGTCCCATCGTCCCCTACGCCAGGTTGGGTGCCACGGTCAGCCGGGTGTTCTTCGTCTACCGCAAGCGGCTGCAGCCCGGCCCGTGAACCTGCTCCCGCGACCCCGTCATCTGGCG encodes:
- a CDS encoding MBL fold metallo-hydrolase, which gives rise to MSVTAARSVGPLPPVERVRPGVWSIPVPIPNNPLRYVLVYLFETDAGPFIVDAGWNTDDAFDTLAAGLSQAGTDVTQVQGVLVTHIHPDHYGLAGRVRDASGAWVALHPADAKLIQDRYVEPDDLLARVGTMLRRVGAPADELASLQRASMPVLPFVTAVEPDVLMEDGTRPEVPGWDLLAIWTPGHSPGHLCFYEPRYELMLSGDHVLPRITPNIPFHPQAGADPLGDFLTSLDRVAGFPTAEVLPAHEHRFVGLPERVAELRAHHEQRFAEVVAAVQRGVTSAWDIASQMTWSRPWNRIDGFMRRAAVGEAMAHLRALQARGVLREVNGEPARWELVEG
- a CDS encoding phosphotransferase, giving the protein MRAKCSDADPAGVAARFALGAPVRDVQPYGRGNINQTHLVTCGPSTGAPPRYLLQRLNPAVFAEPDVVMANLQLVTTHLRRRLQAAGEGSLDRRVLRAVPTLEGRPSWRDATGAVWRCVDFVERTHSSLSLATSAQVLEAGRAFGELHRLLVDLDPALVGETIPGFHDPVGRLAALERVLGADPAGRSDEAGDEIAFVLDHHDLAAAGRRLVGSAVPRRVAHNDAKVDNLLFDDETDRVVCVTDLDTIMPGSILWDVGDLLRSATCRAPEDERDLSRVAMDLDLARALLAGYRQEAAAWITPPEVALLSLSGAVVVYEQAVRFLTDHLAGDVYFRIFRPGQNRDRCRVQIRLLASMLEQLPALDAVVADVWGSG
- a CDS encoding GNAT family N-acetyltransferase, with amino-acid sequence MTRAPGLSLDRLDSGDLPAITELCQRGLPDPPAADELAGVLFAPDQPATVRGEPGVGVVATVEGEGGGYVRLLVVDPSARGCGHGHALLEAAEADLAGTRSVTVGADAPYFLFPGVETSQLPMLCLLERHHYTRAEANYNMAMDLDALRADPGGVDVAAVSDRHEVEGWLDRHWSNWTAEALRALDKGTLLLSRGEEGITGFCAYDVNRRGLLGPVAVRPDLIGKGVGEALVLGALHRMRSAGRRRVEVVWVGPIVPYARLGATVSRVFFVYRKRLQPGP